The DNA sequence CAATCATGCAAAAACGCCGGTGGGTTGACATGTTTATTAAACCACTTGTTTTGTCAAACAAAGTTCCCTGATTATCATATTCCACAATATTTTTTTAACCCACATGCCATTGTTGTCACAGGGCTCGACAGAGTAACTCTCCCGACTCCCGGCATAAAAATTCCCTTAAAGCACATTATCTACAGGTCTTTTGTCTGTTCCTACTATCTCCTTCTCAAGCCATTTTTCGTTACGGGATTTAAAGACGATCAGAGAGTCATTATCTTCCTCCCGCATAATCTTCCTGGATTTTATTTTTAACTCCTCCAGCTTTGCCTCCGTGATCTCCCCTTCGAATACTGAGTTCTGGATATGATGCAGATAGCCCCTGCATAGCTTCAACATCTTGCCGCATCTTTTTTGATCCACATCGTATACTACAATGACATACATTATATTTCCTCTGGATCGGAATTACCACCAGATTTTAAAGCCTTCATATTCCTGCTCCCCTATCAGGTGTTTAACAA is a window from the Nitrospirota bacterium genome containing:
- the cas2 gene encoding CRISPR-associated endonuclease Cas2, whose product is MYVIVVYDVDQKRCGKMLKLCRGYLHHIQNSVFEGEITEAKLEELKIKSRKIMREEDNDSLIVFKSRNEKWLEKEIVGTDKRPVDNVL